A genomic region of [Eubacterium] eligens ATCC 27750 contains the following coding sequences:
- a CDS encoding S66 family peptidase, whose translation MRYPEFLSEGGTIGFVAPSFGCATEPYKTAFGMTIKRFEKEGYTVELGPNCYEDKGIGISNTPQECGKELTQMYESNVNDVLISCGGGELMCEILPYVDFDRIKAAKPKWYLGYSDNTNFTFLQNTIADTASVYGPCAGAFAMKDWHQALVDTFDVLRGKGCKNNNGVVEKQVHGYDTWERESLKNEENPAPQYNLTEKKILRKYVGGDECDTEIAFEGRLVGGCMDCLVNLTGTSFDKVKEFNERYADDGIIWFLESCDLNVFAIRRAMWQMDNAGWFKNVKGFLIGRPLCYGQEMMGLDQYRAVTDIAAKYNVPVIMDCDFGHLSPSMPIVSGAYTQVKVKDNDLSLNYRFC comes from the coding sequence ATGAGATATCCTGAATTCTTATCCGAAGGCGGAACTATAGGCTTCGTTGCACCATCTTTTGGTTGTGCGACGGAGCCTTATAAAACAGCATTCGGAATGACAATTAAAAGATTTGAAAAAGAAGGTTATACAGTAGAACTTGGACCTAACTGTTATGAGGACAAGGGAATTGGGATAAGCAACACACCGCAGGAATGCGGTAAGGAGCTTACACAGATGTATGAGAGCAATGTCAATGATGTGCTTATATCATGTGGCGGTGGTGAACTGATGTGTGAGATTCTGCCATATGTTGATTTTGACAGGATTAAGGCGGCAAAGCCTAAGTGGTATCTTGGATATTCTGATAATACCAACTTCACATTTTTACAGAACACGATTGCTGATACGGCAAGTGTATACGGACCGTGTGCAGGCGCATTTGCAATGAAGGACTGGCATCAGGCGCTTGTGGATACTTTTGATGTGCTTCGTGGAAAAGGCTGCAAGAACAATAACGGAGTTGTGGAAAAACAGGTCCATGGATATGACACATGGGAGAGAGAGTCTCTAAAGAATGAGGAGAACCCTGCACCACAATACAATCTTACTGAGAAGAAGATTTTAAGAAAATATGTTGGTGGGGATGAATGTGATACGGAGATTGCATTTGAAGGAAGGCTTGTCGGCGGCTGCATGGACTGTCTTGTTAATCTTACAGGTACAAGTTTTGACAAGGTTAAAGAGTTTAACGAAAGATACGCAGATGACGGAATTATATGGTTCTTAGAGAGCTGTGATCTGAATGTATTTGCAATCAGAAGGGCTATGTGGCAGATGGATAATGCCGGGTGGTTTAAGAATGTGAAGGGATTTCTCATAGGAAGACCGCTGTGCTACGGACAGGAAATGATGGGGCTTGACCAGTATAGAGCAGTTACAGATATTGCGGCAAAGTATAATGTGCCGGTTATAATGGACTGTGATTTCGGGCATCTTTCACCTTCAATGCCGATAGTAAGTGGGGCATATACACAGGTTAAGGTTAAGGATAACGACCTTTCACTTAATTACCGTTTCTGTTAA
- a CDS encoding adaptor protein MecA has protein sequence MEFKKIDDRKFQCRLNEEDLEDNNISLDDFFKNDTDKIHSLLEVVMEEAERNIGVTLSGEVMSLQLAPQPDHSILLTVSSGKDDLGSMLKKAGESISKAFSKPEKSNVIKNGDGIYSDAEFETFGDSLDKFAVSDDESDSFKRSDAKKTGSNVLKAGTGVFRLQSFNDFEEMCAVSARTWGITNALYKDETDNTYYFVLQKGRCSEEKYRSLLNLLMEYGEFDSSKQERAAFVKEHFSVIINNNAINVVKKYM, from the coding sequence ATGGAATTCAAAAAAATTGATGATAGAAAGTTCCAGTGCAGACTCAATGAAGAAGACCTTGAGGATAATAATATTTCGCTGGATGATTTCTTTAAGAATGATACAGATAAGATACACAGCCTGTTAGAAGTTGTTATGGAAGAGGCTGAAAGGAATATAGGAGTTACATTAAGCGGAGAGGTTATGTCGTTACAGCTGGCACCACAGCCGGATCATTCTATACTTCTCACGGTTTCATCGGGTAAAGATGATTTAGGCAGTATGTTAAAGAAAGCTGGAGAAAGTATATCAAAAGCATTTTCTAAGCCAGAGAAGAGTAATGTTATAAAGAATGGTGATGGGATATATAGTGATGCAGAATTTGAAACATTTGGAGACAGCCTTGATAAGTTTGCGGTATCTGATGATGAATCTGATAGTTTTAAGCGTTCTGATGCGAAGAAAACAGGAAGCAATGTTTTAAAGGCTGGAACAGGAGTGTTCAGACTGCAAAGCTTTAATGACTTTGAGGAAATGTGTGCTGTCAGTGCAAGGACATGGGGAATAACCAATGCCTTATATAAGGATGAGACAGATAATACATATTATTTTGTATTGCAGAAAGGAAGATGTTCGGAAGAAAAATACAGGAGCCTTCTTAATCTGCTTATGGAATATGGTGAATTTGATTCTTCAAAGCAGGAAAGGGCTGCTTTTGTTAAGGAACACTTTAGCGTTATTATTAACAATAATGCTATTAATGTAGTAAAGAAATATATGTAG
- a CDS encoding PIG-L family deacetylase translates to MIRIKLKQYLGSIVTIAAVLFLFVVLFSSPVMADENTASEVNTTITLSNSGNVSKMTDGSYNTKTSFASGDSITVTGKDKIYSLYIKWDLVPDEWTLSYNGTTKTYGTNGFLHEYVEIPEGAETLTITFSSNEAICDLHAYSAGTAPSDVQAWKTPCDKADILVFATHADDEILFLGGVLATYGGEQDLAVQVAYMCEFTSSAKIREHEKLDGLWESGIKHYPICGDFPDLYSTSLEAAKKQYIYDDVLSYTTSTIRRFKPLVVVTQDLNGEYGHGGHMLFSHAVAESVESSSEPSYFPDSASKYGTWDVPKTYLHLYSDNKITMNLRLPLSRMGNRTSIEVQTAAYKKHVSQQWCWFYVSDDYEYSCADFGLYRTTVGNDSGNDMLENITTYEEQEKIEKEKAEKESVEASIAAEESSIADVKSNTSNSTRQSGRKIIIFAALILIVIIILFAAYRYYQLIQSRKRHRRHKRK, encoded by the coding sequence ATGATTCGAATTAAACTGAAACAATATTTAGGCAGCATAGTAACAATTGCTGCTGTCCTGTTTTTATTTGTTGTATTGTTTTCTTCTCCAGTAATGGCTGATGAAAATACTGCCTCAGAGGTAAATACTACAATAACACTTTCAAACAGCGGAAACGTAAGTAAAATGACAGATGGTTCTTACAACACAAAAACCTCATTTGCTTCTGGCGATTCCATAACTGTAACCGGAAAGGATAAAATATATTCTCTCTATATCAAATGGGATCTTGTTCCGGATGAATGGACTCTAAGCTATAATGGTACAACGAAAACATATGGAACTAACGGATTTCTGCATGAATATGTTGAAATTCCAGAAGGCGCTGAAACACTTACGATTACATTTTCTTCAAATGAAGCAATATGTGACCTGCATGCATATTCAGCCGGCACAGCACCTTCAGATGTACAGGCATGGAAAACGCCTTGTGATAAAGCAGATATACTTGTGTTTGCAACTCATGCCGATGATGAAATTCTTTTCCTGGGAGGAGTACTTGCAACATATGGAGGCGAGCAGGATTTAGCTGTACAGGTTGCATATATGTGTGAATTCACATCGTCTGCCAAGATAAGAGAACATGAGAAATTAGATGGTTTATGGGAATCCGGCATCAAACATTATCCTATATGCGGTGATTTCCCTGATTTATACAGCACATCCTTAGAAGCTGCCAAAAAACAATACATATATGATGATGTGTTATCATATACAACTTCAACCATAAGACGTTTTAAACCCCTTGTGGTTGTAACGCAGGATCTTAATGGTGAATATGGGCACGGCGGTCACATGCTTTTCTCACATGCAGTAGCAGAATCTGTAGAATCAAGCAGCGAGCCATCATATTTTCCTGATTCAGCTTCAAAATACGGAACATGGGATGTTCCTAAAACTTACCTTCATCTGTATTCAGATAATAAAATCACAATGAATTTAAGGCTTCCTCTTTCCCGAATGGGAAACAGAACATCTATTGAAGTTCAGACTGCTGCATATAAAAAACATGTATCACAGCAGTGGTGCTGGTTCTATGTTTCAGATGACTATGAATACAGCTGTGCTGACTTTGGTTTATACAGAACAACCGTTGGCAATGACTCTGGTAATGATATGCTGGAAAATATAACAACATACGAAGAACAGGAAAAAATCGAAAAAGAAAAAGCGGAAAAAGAATCAGTCGAAGCATCTATTGCAGCAGAAGAATCAAGTATAGCAGATGTAAAAAGCAATACATCCAATTCCACCAGACAGTCTGGCAGGAAAATAATAATTTTTGCAGCACTCATATTAATTGTTATCATAATATTATTTGCTGCCTACAGATATTATCAGCTGATACAGTCAAGAAAAAGACATCGTCGTCATAAAAGGAAGTAA
- the ilvC gene encoding ketol-acid reductoisomerase, translating to MAEAKIYYQSDCNLSLLDGKTIAIIGYGSQGHAHALNLKDSGCHVIIGLYEGSKSWKRAEEQGFEVFTAAEAAKRADIIMILINDEKQAKLYKEDIEPNLEPGNMLMFAHGFNIHFGLIKAPKGVDVTMIAPKAPGHTVRSEYQAGKGTPCLVAVEQDETGKALDMALAYGLGIGGARAGLLETTFRTETETDLFGEQAVLCGGVCALMQAGFETLCEAGYDPRNAYFECIHEMKLIVDLIYQSGFAGMRYSISNTAEYGDYITGPKIITEDTKKAMKKILSDIQDGTFAKEFLLDMSDAGGQVHFKAMRKLASEHPSEKVGAEIRKLYSWNNEKDMLINN from the coding sequence ATGGCAGAAGCTAAGATCTATTATCAGTCAGATTGTAATTTATCATTACTTGACGGTAAGACAATCGCTATTATCGGTTATGGTAGCCAGGGACATGCACACGCATTAAATCTTAAGGATTCAGGTTGTCATGTAATTATCGGACTTTATGAGGGCTCTAAGTCATGGAAGAGAGCTGAAGAGCAGGGATTTGAAGTATTCACTGCTGCAGAGGCTGCTAAGAGAGCTGATATCATCATGATTCTTATCAATGATGAGAAGCAGGCTAAGCTTTATAAGGAAGATATCGAGCCAAATCTTGAGCCGGGTAACATGCTTATGTTCGCACATGGTTTCAACATTCACTTTGGTTTAATTAAGGCTCCTAAGGGTGTTGATGTAACAATGATCGCACCTAAGGCACCTGGACATACAGTTCGTTCAGAATATCAGGCTGGAAAGGGTACTCCTTGTCTTGTAGCTGTAGAGCAGGATGAGACAGGTAAGGCTCTTGATATGGCACTTGCTTATGGTCTTGGTATTGGTGGAGCAAGAGCCGGTCTTCTTGAGACTACATTCAGAACAGAGACAGAGACAGACCTCTTCGGTGAGCAGGCAGTTCTTTGCGGTGGTGTTTGTGCACTTATGCAGGCTGGTTTCGAAACTCTTTGCGAAGCTGGATATGATCCACGTAACGCTTACTTCGAGTGTATCCACGAGATGAAGCTTATTGTTGACCTTATTTACCAGTCAGGTTTTGCAGGAATGAGATATTCAATCTCTAACACAGCTGAGTATGGTGATTACATAACAGGACCTAAGATTATCACAGAGGATACTAAGAAGGCTATGAAGAAGATTCTTTCTGATATTCAGGATGGTACATTTGCTAAGGAATTCTTACTTGACATGAGCGATGCTGGTGGACAGGTACATTTCAAGGCTATGAGAAAGCTTGCTTCTGAGCATCCATCTGAGAAGGTTGGAGCTGAGATTAGAAAGCTTTACAGCTGGAACAATGAAAAGGATATGCTTATCAACAACTAA